A genomic region of Candidatus Omnitrophota bacterium contains the following coding sequences:
- a CDS encoding deoxyguanosinetriphosphate triphosphohydrolase, with translation MANIGFSINQDYEDKLFAPYAVKSRMSRLRKYPEEEHPYRGIYQRDRDRIIHSTAFRRLEYKTQVFVNHEGDHYRTRLTHTLEVAQIGRSIARALRLNEDLVEAIALAHDLGHTPFGHSGEEILHVIMREHGGFDHNLQGLRVVDYLEERYPNFRGLNLTWEVREGILKHTTRFDYAGKINATENIKKTNIPSHYAGIDLTDLEPAMPPSLEAQIVDIADEIAYDNHDLDDGLNSRLLDIKEIQKIELWERANKLIKERNPNLESKIEKIQTIRNIIDLQVSDVIKNSDKIIKEINIKTLADVRSRSQRIIGFSKDMELARQPMRDYLMKNLYNHYRVIRMAEKARRFIEELFNVYIKRMEQLPPTSRKRLATEDPYRVVCDYIAGMTDRYALEEYKKLFDPFEKV, from the coding sequence ATGGCAAATATAGGATTTTCTATTAACCAAGACTACGAAGATAAATTATTTGCTCCTTACGCGGTAAAGAGTAGAATGAGCCGTTTACGTAAATATCCTGAAGAGGAACATCCCTACAGAGGAATTTATCAACGTGATAGAGATCGCATAATACATTCTACGGCTTTTCGCCGCCTTGAATATAAAACTCAAGTTTTTGTAAATCATGAAGGAGACCACTACCGTACAAGATTAACCCATACCTTAGAAGTTGCTCAAATAGGCCGTTCCATTGCTAGGGCACTACGGTTGAACGAAGATTTAGTAGAAGCGATAGCCCTTGCTCACGATTTAGGACACACCCCTTTTGGCCACTCAGGTGAAGAAATTTTACATGTTATAATGAGAGAACACGGAGGATTTGACCATAATCTGCAAGGATTAAGGGTAGTAGACTATTTGGAAGAACGCTATCCTAATTTTAGAGGCCTAAATCTAACTTGGGAAGTAAGAGAAGGAATTCTAAAACATACTACTCGTTTTGACTACGCAGGGAAAATAAATGCTACTGAGAACATAAAAAAAACCAACATACCCTCGCATTATGCAGGCATAGATTTAACAGATTTAGAACCAGCAATGCCTCCATCACTAGAAGCACAAATAGTTGATATAGCCGACGAAATTGCATATGATAATCACGATTTGGATGACGGTTTAAATTCAAGGCTTTTGGATATAAAAGAAATACAAAAAATAGAACTATGGGAAAGAGCAAATAAGTTAATAAAAGAAAGAAATCCTAATTTAGAAAGTAAAATAGAAAAAATACAAACCATAAGAAATATAATTGATTTACAGGTAAGTGATGTAATCAAGAATTCGGATAAGATAATCAAAGAAATAAATATAAAAACCTTGGCTGATGTAAGAAGTCGTTCTCAACGGATTATAGGTTTTAGTAAAGATATGGAATTAGCACGTCAACCTATGCGAGATTATTTAATGAAAAATCTCTATAACCATTATCGTGTAATCCGTATGGCAGAAAAAGCGAGAAGATTTATTGAGGAACTTTTTAATGTATATATAAAAAGAATGGAACAACTCCCTCCTACCAGTAGGAAGCGTCTCGCTACTGAAGACCCCTATAGAGTAGTTTGTGACTATATCGCGGGAATGACCGACCGTTATGCCCTAGAAGAATACAAAAAATTATTTGACCCCTTCGAGAAAGTATAA